The following DNA comes from Marinilactibacillus sp. Marseille-P9653.
CATACATCTCGGAATTGACCTCCCATTTATAAGTCTCTCATTCATTAATATAGCACAAACTGACCTGTATTGCCAGTCCAGATTCAAGCTGGTTTTTTTAATAAAATAGCCTATGAATCGATGATTTCTAATTTTTAAAAAGGACTATCCAAGCGCTACATCTAAGATCATCATAATCGTAAAACCAACCATTAAGGCCAATGTCGCACTATCTTTGTTCCCATTTGTCTGAGATTCAGGAATCAGTTCTTCTACCACGACGAAAATCATTGCACCAGCTGCAAAAGCCAGAGCGTAAGGTAAAATAGCTGAAATCGAAATAACAGCTATGGCACCGATAACTGCGGCAATCGGTTCGACGATTGCTGACAATTGTCCGATATTGAATGCACGTAATCGGCTACTCCCTGCTGCTCGAATGGGCATAGACAAAGCTGATCCTTCTGGAATATTCTGGATCCCTATACCTAGCGCTAAACCTACTGCACTTAGGAAAGTATCTCCAGTGGCCACACCAGCTACTGTAGCACCAAATGCTACCCCAACTGATAACCCTTCAGGAATGTTGTGAATCGTAATCGCTAAAAAGAGTAGTAAATTTTTAGAGGCTTTTGTTTCAGGTCCTTCTTTATTTTCTTCCGGCTCATTCAAATGTAAATGCGGAATGACCACATCAATCAATCTTAAGAAAAAACCCCCTACTAAGAATCCAACAGCTGCTGGGAAGAAAGACCAGATTCCGTAGCCACTATCTTCGGCATTGGTGATGGCTGGTGCTAATAGTGACCAGAAAGATGCTGCAATCATCACCCCCGCAGCAAACCCATTCATGATATCTAAAAACTTTTGATTAATTTCTTTAAACAAAAATACAAATGCAGATCCAACTATTGTACAACTCCAAGTAAACAGACCTGCAATCAATGCTTGTAAAACAGGATGAAAGGTACTGAACGTTTCTAAAATGATACTATCTCCTTTATCTCAAATTTATGTATAGTGCAACTAAAGAAAAGTATATCTTTTCAAACAGATATGTCAAAGAAAAGCAATTAAAATAAATCAAAAACCTCTTACTCAGTTTATGAGCAAGAGGTTTCGATTCGGTTTCCATCAATCAGCAAATGAGGTTACTGGTTGATAAAAAAGACCATTAAATGATTATTATTTGTTTTTTAGGTTGTAGAAAGCAGAAAGACCTTCGTATACTGCTTGAGAACCTAATTGATCTTCGATTCTTAATAGTTGGTTGTATTTAGCAATACGGTCAGTACGGCTTAATGAACCAGTTTTGATTTGTCCAGCATTTGTTGCAACAGCAATATCAGAAATTGTAGAATCTTCTGTTTCACCAGAACGGTGAGATACTACTGCAGTATAACCAGCTTTTTTAGCCATTTCGATTGCATTGAAAGTTTCAGTCAATGTACCGATTTGGTTAACTTTGATTAAGATAGAGTTTGCAACTCCCATGTCAATTGCTTTAGCTAATTTATCCGTGTTTGTTACGAATAAGTCATCTCCAACAAGTTGTACTTTATCTCCTAATGCTTCAGTTAATTTTTTAGTACCTTCCCAGTCGTTTTCATCCAATCCATCTTCGATAGAAATTAATGGATATTTTTCAACTAGGTTTTTGTAGATTTCGATCATTTCATCAGCAGTTTTTTCGCCTTCACCTGAATCTACTAAGTTGTAAACGCCTTTTTCAGCATCGTAGAATTCAGCAGAAGCAGCATCCATTGCTAACATAACGTCTGTACCTGGTTTGTATCCAGCTTTTTCGATAGCTTCGATAATAACTTCGAATCCTTCTTCGTTAGAGCTCAAGTTAGGTGCAAAACCACCCTCGTCACCAACTGAAGTAGCTAATCCTCTAGATTTCAAGATAGCAGCTAATGCGTGGAATACTTCCGCACCCATACGAATAGCTTCTTTGAATGTAGGCGCTCCTACAGGCATGATCATGAATTCTTGGAAATCGATACTGTTGTCAGCATGAGAACCACCATTAATGATGTTCATCATTGGTGTAGGCAATACTTTAGTGTTTGTTCCACCAAGATATCTATATAATGGTAAGTCAAGGTAATCTGCAGCAGCGCGCGCAACGGCAATAGACACACCTAAAATAGCGTTAGCGCCTAATTTGCTTTTGTTTGGAGTTCCGTCTAATTCGATCAATGCTTTGTCGATACCCATTTGATCGCGAATATCCATACCGATAACCGCTTCAGCAATTGTATCGTTTACGTTATCAACGGCTTTAGTAACACCTTTTCCAAGGTAACGATCTTTGTCTCCATCACGTAATTCAACAGCTTCGTGTTCACCAGTTGAAGCACCTGAAGGTACCATTCCGCGTCCGAAAGCTCCTGATTCTGTAAATACGTCTACTTCGATTGTTGGGTTACCACGAGAATCTAAAACTTCGCGTGCAATAACATCTGTAATATATGGCATTGTATTGATCTCCTTTAAAATTGTTTTTTTATTTATACTCACTTTTTAAGTGGTTAAATACAGCTTTAGTGTTGCATTGGTGCTTATCTATCTTGAATGATTAGACTTTCTCCAGTCATCTCTTCAGGTTTTTCAATACCTAACAGTTCTAGCATAGTAGGTGATACATCAGCTAATTTACCGTCTTCACGCAAATGAATGTTGTGCTTAGTGACGATTACCGGTACTGGAACTGTTGTGTGGGCAGTATGCGGTTTACCATCTGGTGTTAATTCAGTATCCGCATTACCATGATCCGCAAAGATAATTGCGTATCCACCTTTTTCAAGAATTAAATCAACGACTTTACCTAAGTTCTCATCTACTGCTTCAATCGCTTTGATCGTTGGTTCTAGCATACCAGAGTGTCCAACCATGTCAGGATTTGCATAGTTCAAGATGATGGCATCGTGTTTATCGTCTTCAATATCTTTTACTAATGCGTCTGTTACTTCGTACGCACTCATTTCAGGTTTCAAGTCATAAGTTTCGACCTGTGGAGAAGGGATCAGGATACGGTTTTCTCCTGGAAACTCATCATTTGTCCCACCATTCATAAAGAATGTAACATGAGGATATTTTTCAGTTTCTGCGATACGCAATTGAGATAAACCGTGATTAGATAATACTTCTCCAATAACGTTTTTCAAATGAACTGGCGGGAACATCACTTCTGCATCCATGTCAGCAGAGTATTGTGTCATTGTCACAAATTTGATATTCTTCGGTGTATTTTTACGGTCGAATTCATTGAAATCCGGTTCAGTGATCGCGCGAGACAATTGGCTTGCACGGTCAGGACGGAAGTTAAAGAATACAATCGCATCATTATCTTGAACAGTCGCTACAGGTTGACCATCTTTTTCGATAACTGTTGGTAGAATAAACTCGTCCATTTCATCTTTTGCGTAGCTTTCTTTAACAGCTTCTACTGGGTCAGTGGCTTTTACACCTTCACCATTAAAGATAGCGTCATATGCTTTTTCTACACGTGGCCAGCGAGTATCGCGGTCCATTGCGTAGAAACGACCAGATACAGATGCAATCGCGCCTATACCTAATTCTGCAATAACGTTTTGTAAATCTTCAATAAATCCAGCTCCAGAATCTGGTGCAACATCGCGCCCATCCGTAAATGCGTGAACAAACACTTTGCTGATACCTTGTGCTTTAGCTGTTTCAAGTAATGCTGTTAAGTGACGAGAGTGACTATGCACACCACCATCTGAAATCAATCCAAAGAAGTGTAATGCTGAATCATTTTCCTTAACGTGATCAAATGCACCAGTCAAAACTTCATTTGTTTGAAATTCTCCGTCTGAAATGGCTTTGTCGATACGAGTGATGCTTTGGTAAACAATACGTCCAGCACCAATGTTCGTATGACCTACCTCAGAGTTTCCCATTTGACCTTCAGGAAGGCCGACTGGTAAACCAGAAGCTTGAAGGGTTGCATGTGGATAAGTTTTCCAGAAACGATCAAAGTTTGGTTTCTCGGCTTGTTCTACTGCATTACCGTATTGATCAGGTCTCCATCCAAATCCATCTAAGATGATAATCGCTACAGGTGCTTTACTCATATTACTTAGCCGCCTCCAATAATTGTAGGAATGACTCTGCTTCTAGACTTGCTCCACCAACTAATGCGCCATCGATATCTGATTGTGCCATTAATTCAGCAATGTTGCCAGGTTTCACAGAACCACCATATTGAATACGAACAGCTTCTGATACAGCGTCACTGTAAAGTTTTTTAACCGTTTGACGAACTACAGAGATTGTTTCATTCGCTTCTTCAGAAGTCGCTGTTTTACCAGTTCCGATTGCCCAGATTGGCTCATAAGCGATAACAGAGTTTTTAACTTGCTCGTCAGATAATCCTTCTAACGCTTTTGTTACTTGGCCTGAAACAAGTTCGTTTGTTTCGCCAGCTTCTTTTTGTTCTAAAGTTTCTCCAACACAGATGATTGGAACCATTCCGTGGTTAAAAATTGCGTGTGCTTTTTT
Coding sequences within:
- the gpmI gene encoding 2,3-bisphosphoglycerate-independent phosphoglycerate mutase yields the protein MSKAPVAIIILDGFGWRPDQYGNAVEQAEKPNFDRFWKTYPHATLQASGLPVGLPEGQMGNSEVGHTNIGAGRIVYQSITRIDKAISDGEFQTNEVLTGAFDHVKENDSALHFFGLISDGGVHSHSRHLTALLETAKAQGISKVFVHAFTDGRDVAPDSGAGFIEDLQNVIAELGIGAIASVSGRFYAMDRDTRWPRVEKAYDAIFNGEGVKATDPVEAVKESYAKDEMDEFILPTVIEKDGQPVATVQDNDAIVFFNFRPDRASQLSRAITEPDFNEFDRKNTPKNIKFVTMTQYSADMDAEVMFPPVHLKNVIGEVLSNHGLSQLRIAETEKYPHVTFFMNGGTNDEFPGENRILIPSPQVETYDLKPEMSAYEVTDALVKDIEDDKHDAIILNYANPDMVGHSGMLEPTIKAIEAVDENLGKVVDLILEKGGYAIIFADHGNADTELTPDGKPHTAHTTVPVPVIVTKHNIHLREDGKLADVSPTMLELLGIEKPEEMTGESLIIQDR
- the tpiA gene encoding triose-phosphate isomerase is translated as MRKPIIAGNWKMNKTAAEAASFIEEVKNNIPSSDKVDAVIGAPNLYTQALLDMTAGTELKIAAQNCYFEDEGAFTGETSPAALADLGTQYVIIGHSERREYFGETDQDVNKKAHAIFNHGMVPIICVGETLEQKEAGETNELVSGQVTKALEGLSDEQVKNSVIAYEPIWAIGTGKTATSEEANETISVVRQTVKKLYSDAVSEAVRIQYGGSVKPGNIAELMAQSDIDGALVGGASLEAESFLQLLEAAK
- a CDS encoding ZIP family metal transporter, with the protein product MLETFSTFHPVLQALIAGLFTWSCTIVGSAFVFLFKEINQKFLDIMNGFAAGVMIAASFWSLLAPAITNAEDSGYGIWSFFPAAVGFLVGGFFLRLIDVVIPHLHLNEPEENKEGPETKASKNLLLFLAITIHNIPEGLSVGVAFGATVAGVATGDTFLSAVGLALGIGIQNIPEGSALSMPIRAAGSSRLRAFNIGQLSAIVEPIAAVIGAIAVISISAILPYALAFAAGAMIFVVVEELIPESQTNGNKDSATLALMVGFTIMMILDVALG
- the eno gene encoding phosphopyruvate hydratase, which codes for MPYITDVIAREVLDSRGNPTIEVDVFTESGAFGRGMVPSGASTGEHEAVELRDGDKDRYLGKGVTKAVDNVNDTIAEAVIGMDIRDQMGIDKALIELDGTPNKSKLGANAILGVSIAVARAAADYLDLPLYRYLGGTNTKVLPTPMMNIINGGSHADNSIDFQEFMIMPVGAPTFKEAIRMGAEVFHALAAILKSRGLATSVGDEGGFAPNLSSNEEGFEVIIEAIEKAGYKPGTDVMLAMDAASAEFYDAEKGVYNLVDSGEGEKTADEMIEIYKNLVEKYPLISIEDGLDENDWEGTKKLTEALGDKVQLVGDDLFVTNTDKLAKAIDMGVANSILIKVNQIGTLTETFNAIEMAKKAGYTAVVSHRSGETEDSTISDIAVATNAGQIKTGSLSRTDRIAKYNQLLRIEDQLGSQAVYEGLSAFYNLKNK